TAGAAATGGAAATGCAGAGTTCTATTTTGGATGTTGAGGTCAGTGCTTAGAACCTTGAGCTATAGGCGCTTTCCATTCTGTCGAGCGTACAAAAAACCTGTATCGCCAGCGCATACATTAAAAGATGTAATGACTTGTCCTTGTACATAGACACGCCTTTCTCAAAGGGATATCCCCGGTAAATGAATATGTTCTTCGTGGAATAATTGGTAGGAGTCGCCGATCATCACCAGATGTACTGATAGCCAGTTAAACGTTAAGTTACGATCTTGCGAATTGTTATATTATTGCGATGTTGtattaaaagtaattttctaTCCCCAATTCTAGATTCTTTGTTGTCCAAGTTTGTTATGAATTCGCTCTAGGTCAGTGACTCATCCTGATGCACAAGTTTAATTTACTATTGATcaaaatcaatagaaaatatGTGATAATATTTTATAGCTATTTTAACTCTGCGTTTATTTTGCGACGAActttacatttgttatttaaatatttgtgatAGGGGATAGGCTACTATATTATTTGTTCAGGGGTCGTTGACTGAGCGTAGGTTTCTATATTGAGAAGCGCCTAATCAAGACTCGCCTTTAATATCTATGGTCAAGTTGGTTGAAAACTTTCCAAACTACGGAAGGCAGCAATGTTATTGTGAGCTCATCAAGGACGCCGTTTCAAACTTGTTGCTCAACAGCCGTCATTGTTGCCTCTGATAATTGATATGCCATGATTGGCTATACGTAGGAAAGTATTCAACTATGTTAACCCAACTAAAAGATAAGTTTCCGTTGATGAGGAAACTGCTCAATTCTCATTCTTTAATTAGTCCAAATACGGCCAGAGACGAGACAAGTATTTAGCCGAGTAATTTATTCTGATTCTTTGCCCTTGACAACATTTCACATAAGATGGCATAGCGACAGTGGGAACGAGTTGGAATAATTTGGCTATCACCTTTAGAACTAAACACTAACACTCACGACTTTTACAGGAATGCGCTCAATCTAATACAGGATTCTTTTGACAGCAGCTCTAACCTGTTATTCGGAATGAACGTCACACTTTGCCGTGTAATTATATCAATCCTAGCGCCAACATGCACGGCAAAGTGGCAATCAGGTATTTATAAATTCGTCCTTGCATATTATTAATTGTATTAACAATTTTTGTCGCCCAAGTCGTCTGTTGAGttaactaaaatattttgttaccGGTCATTCGATCCGTAGGAACGCTTAAATTAAAAGAACACTGATCCCCAGTTATTAAAAACAGGTATTCTAAAATTAAACTTGTCTGTGAACGAAGGTTACGGCAGAAAAGGCATGCAGGGCTGACCAGAAGCGTTCATCGTGAGGAGTTCGTGACCGCGGGAGACAGAAAACCGGTCTTCAAAACATGGAGCCAACCCCAAATGGGCCTTCAGACGAGAACATTACCAAAACATCTCAGATAGCAAGGTTACAGAGAACGATTGGAGAAGGTAAGAAATGTTGagaaagtaatgaaaatctgaatgcatttattttaagaataaTTCAGTATAAAAGTAATATTCAAAAGTTCCACATCAGGAGGAAAGTGGATTAGCCATTAAAATAACCGCCGGCACTGCACGGCGGTGGATCAGATATTTCGTAATGCCAGCCATTTCAAATCTTGCACAAATAGCCTTATGCgccaattgaatttaaaatcacGGTATCTATTCACGGCTTGCATAGCTGAGCATTATTCACTTAATGTATGTCCTCGATCGCTCCTTGACGACAGGAAACATGGCTTCCTCAATGAAATAATGTTATGCCCGAACAAGAAGTTGAcggaaaatagaaatagattTTTAGTATAAATAGACCACTCTTCAACATTATTGCATCATTCGAAAATCTGCTTCCTGCTTATCAACTTCGTTGTCACCAGTTATAGCACTGAGAAATTCGATGCgctaattgaattgaagatCAAGGTGAATTATTGTTTTGAACATCGTTTCCAACATGCAAGGCTATGCTGACGAGCGTTATATTTTTAGCCCATTAATCGCCATTAATTCGAATCTTTTTATAATCGGTTGTTGGTTTGACGACaggcaaacatttttttctcaatgcAACAACATTAAGTCCCGGCCAATAAGAAGTTGACGGAAAAAATAGACCACGCCTTGTTTCTTGTAGTTTTGGGTATAAATagtgaactttttttttcattatttcatcaTTCGAATCTTCTTCCTGCCTATCATCTTCTTTAGCACCAGATAATAGCActgagaagagaaaatgaccGCGAAATGCTGCTTGGTTACCTTCTTTCCCCTGCTGGTAAGTGTGTTGATCATTTGTCTAGTTATTTATAACCTATGCATATGCTATCATACAACGTATTAGAGAAAGACAATAACGAATCTTAAACTTTTACTGTTGTATCAAAAACTGTAATCCATTTCATGTCAACCAAATCATTGCTTACTAAAAATGTAACTGTGATCATTTATGTTCAATTAGATTGCAGCTGTTTGGCTGGCCTCAGCAACTGCCACCTCCACCGGCAGAGAGCCGAAACAGTTGTTGTTTCCTACTCCTTTTTACCGCGTTCAACCCGTGATGGAATCTCGTTTTGGACCTGGTCCCCGTCAATCGAATTCGCCAATTAATCCCATGATCGGTGAGCTGTTAaggctattttttaaatatatttcacCATCGTACACTGAACGAATGAACGTGATCCCGTGATCCCCATGTAACattcatttgtatttaaataacACGTTAAATTGTATCGTCGTCTTTACAGGACAACAAGGTTTGGGACcgtttttcggttattttccCAATCTTCTGACTCAGCCGTGCCCAGATTGTGCTGCTTGTGCTGTTTGCCCCAACTGCACGGTCTGTCCAGAAGCAATTCCACTGCCTCCAGCTGAAACTCTAAATAGTAAGTTTCAATCACGATATTTATTAGCGCAGAGTTTGctaattataataatatacttttacttttttcccgATTTGTCTATTCTTCAAGTCCTCATCATTCAAGCATGATTTTCCCTGggttaatttcttttctttttgcaactTTTTAATATTCAGCTTGCGGCACAGGACCACTCTCAGTCCTATCAGCAGCTCCTAATGGAACCATCTCATTAAGCGTCAAATCAACAACGCCGAGCTGGAGCGTTTGTGAATTCGGTTTGGCCGCTTACCACCCGAATACCTCAATTCAGCTAACATGCACTACGTTGGGAACCGGCACAGGATTCAAAGTAAGTGGCGTAAATCATGAAAAAACAACACTACTTTTGTACatgtaaataattgttttttattcagacATATCCTCTTGCCAGTCCACTTCCGGAATATGGTTCAGCCAACACACCCTATGTTTCAAAGGGGAGCTTTTTGCTCGTGGGTGTGACTAACGCCATTGACGCCACTAAAGATCTCACAGCCGAATGTAAATGGGAAACAGTGCAGAACAAATAACGTGAATTTAAAAGTTGGTGAAAAAGGACTGAAACTTTATCTTCAGTTGTAAGGTTTACGCACATAACTTTGTACAATGAACACTATGCAATATTCTTGTATCGTTATCGTTGCATAGTTCGACTATTTATTGCAATATGTAGCCTGTAGCGTCAAATTCGCGATTTTCCCAATTTTATGACGGTTCTTTCAGCCCGAGCATTTAATAAAGACATGCAAAAACAAATCTGTGTCATCATCGTGCTGTtacatttaagatttaaaagtATAATTGTTTCAGCCGGTTTCAGCTGGAGGCGGTGGAATTAATTCTGGAGAGACTGTTAAGTTGGGGCACACAGCGCAAGCAGCACATCGAAATTGAATAAATGGAGACATGCGAAATATGTCGTGATAATTTAATGGATCTTATTTGTTGCTGGCTCTGAATTTGCGTGGTGTCCTTGGCAGGACACAGGAGGATAGTGTTAGTAACCTGTTAAACACGATGGCTACTCCAAAGGTATAAGCAAAATGCTCATTTCCTTCGGACAAATATTTTGGTGAAAACGAAGTAGGCGAGAAACCTCTTTTATCTCTTATTGATTCAGCCACGTCCAGAAACTAGTGATACTTTGCCGAATTAATCCAGTGCCTCTCAATCGTTATGAATGCAACTTGCAGCTAATGATAATGTGATGGTACACTGTAAAGTTAGGTTAGGATGATAAAGCTTAGACAATCTGGTATTCTGGTAAATCACAATGATTATAACAGCCAAACACTGGATCCATGAAAGGCATGTTGAAAGGATCGGGTTTTCATCGAATTTCGTAACCTTCCCGCCATCTGTTGAGCGGTACAAAAAGCGTTACGAGAAATTAAAACCCATCTGACATCTCTGTGTTAGCGTGCGATTTTTGcttcattaaaaatcaaaatatcgTATACGACGTTCAATAACTCAGTTATGGCCTTAAACTAAGACAAAAATCAAGCTCACTTACGTTTTATATACTAATCAATTAATCATTAATTCATCATTCGAGTAACTGACTTCGGGCAACGTCACAGCTTCCGGTCTTCCCAGTTGTTGTCACGGACTCACGGAAATTCGTCTGTCTACACTCTACGCTACCACGAAGCAAGGACTTGTCTGTGCTCTCTGATGATTTCTTTGCTGTTTTTACCCCAAAAATTCAGtgctaaaaaaatattttgtgctGTGTCAGAGTCAAGATCACCCCAGCACCAATGTCACAAAGGCAAGTTTTTTCTAGTACAGTGTGACTGTTGAAGTCACCTTTGCTCTGGAAGAATCCAGCGACAAAACAAGTACTTAATGTAGTGTTCAAACTCACCCAACATTCAGTGACAGAAACACTTTttgtgaaacaaaacaaacaaactgctAGACAAAATGTTTGTCTGAAATCATAAGAATTCCTATTTCTGGTCTACATTGGCATAGATTGCAGTTACAGGTTCAACAGCAAAGAAAGTTGAGATTTTGAAATCCTCATTCAACATGTTCGACAGCTAGTTTCTTACAATGTGAACTGCAAGATTACTGAGTAAGACCAAGTAAGACATTAGCAACTATTTGTTAAAGAAAATACAATAACAtttctagatattttaataaaattcctttttctctttttagacTCTAGAATCTCCAGGTCACGACTGACATCGAAGAGAATGCTGATTATTCATTGCAAAACACATCTTTGCCAATAAAACGGACATTCGGGGGAAAAATTGGCTTTGGTGATGAAACTCTTGCGGTCTTGCCATGGAAGAATGTGCAGCACTGCAGAATGCTGCAGTTGTAACCaaattggaatttgaaaaGCCGCCTTGTCACGAGCTCAAGTAAATGAGGCAGATGACTCCCGGTTGACAGACCAGCATGAGGTgcataaaataattcaaaatttgcgGGAATTCTCGAAGAACTAGGTAAGTGAAGGAGgttttgaataacaaaatgcCGCAACATTTTCAGTCGATTCACGTTCAGCTAGTATTCACTGGGTGTTTTGGTGACAGTTGTCTTTACTACTGTTTCGTCGACGAAGTTGTTCGCGGTGGCCCAGGCAACCAGCATAAAATTTAGCTTTCGTTTAATAAGCTTGTGCCAGTGGTTTGCGAACGCGATTGGAAAGCAATCAAttcttgattgaattaataaaatgaaaggtAAACTATTtgcagaaaaatattgaaaatttattttaaatttatagtGTTTGCTATCATAACTAATGAAGAACTTAATTACCTGGAAGGTAGTCGATGAGGTAAGCGACGCCAGCTACGATTCGTCTTCGTCGTTAACAGAAGGTGCGTGAGGTATTTTCAAGCACAAAATCAGCAATGGTGTCTTCTTGATCCTGtcgctaaaaacaaaaacgaaaacgtacaggaaatgaaagaagtATGACAACTTAACAATGAAAGACGTATGATAACTTTTCCTATGTTTGATTAACTAATAttaattggtttttttaaGGCTTATTTTCTAGATTGGTTTATGCTTCGTTTGAAAATATTCCCATTGTCGAAAATGAGTTGTATCGTAAGACCTTTTTCTGCGAGTGGGAACAGGGCTGCTGATGTGGCTGTTGCTCTTGAATAACTGGTAAGCGCTGCCTCTTTCGTCAAGGCGGGCGTGAACGATGCTGACATTTTGGGCAGTGCTGCGGGCCGGATGCCTATAACTGGAAACTTTTTGGAGGCTGTGGTGTCTCGTTTATCCCTCGCGTCATT
This region of Daphnia pulex isolate KAP4 chromosome 9, ASM2113471v1 genomic DNA includes:
- the LOC124202141 gene encoding uncharacterized protein LOC124202141 isoform X1, whose product is MTAKCCLVTIFPLLIAAVWLASATATSTGREPKQLLFPTPFYRVQPVMESRFGPGPRQSNSPINPMIGQQGLGPFFGYFPNLLTQPCPDCAACAVCPNCTVCPEAIPLPPAETLNTCGTGPLSVLSAAPNGTISLSVKSTTPSWSVCEFGLAAYHPNTSIQLTCTTLGTGTGFKTYPLASPLPEYGSANTPYVSKGSFLLVGVTNAIDATKDLTAECKWETVQNK
- the LOC124202141 gene encoding uncharacterized protein LOC124202141 isoform X2, coding for MTAKCCLVTFFPLLIAAVWLASATATSTGREPKQLLFPTPFYRVQPVMESRFGPGPRQSNSPINPMIGQQGLGPFFGYFPNLLTQPCPDCAACAVCPNCTVCPEAIPLPPAETLNTCGTGPLSVLSAAPNGTISLSVKSTTPSWSVCEFGLAAYHPNTSIQLTCTTLGTGTGFKTYPLASPLPEYGSANTPYVSKGSFLLVGVTNAIDATKDLTAECKWETVQNK